DNA from Rhodothermales bacterium:
AGCGCGGAGATCCGGGCGCGTCAACGATACCTGCCAGCGCGCGCTGCACTAAACGGTCGAGCTGGCCCGCACGCCCGGGCATCAGCACCTCGATCGCAGCGCGAGCTTCCGCCGTAAACTCACCGATGCGAGATGTTGACCACACTGAGAGTCCTTCCGGCGGGAGCGTGTGAAGCCTGGACAGCGCCCCGCCGACCGCCTCGATGCCATCAACCGGCCACGAGCCTTCCAGCAGTCGATCGTGCAAGGACCGTCCGCTCACCCATCGGAACAGGATGGTCCGCAACCGCGGTGCAATCGCCAGCACGTCGGGCGTTTTCACGTCATTCCGTCCGTGTGCGACCTGCAGTCCTTTCCGCGCTCGCTCGAAACCCCGATCCGTGTATGTCTTGAACGACGCCACGGGGATGTCCCGTTCACGGATCTGCCCCACGAATCGACGCTCGGGCTTGTACCGGAGTCTCTCTACCGTCAACCTTCTGCGCTTGACCTTCGCCATTCGAGCCAGATGCCGCATGCCCCGGTCGCTGTGAAGCCGGGACAGTGCCGGCAGCTTGGCGTCGGCCGGAAATGGTGCGAGGACGATCGCGGGATCTTCGATCACAAAACGCGCGAAGCGATCATCGTCGAACGCGTCTCTCTCACGGACCTTGTCGAGCTTGACGCGATCCGCCTCGCGGAACGTCTTTGCGTAGCACTCAATGGCTCCGTCACGCCCGTAGCCGACGAGGAGGTTCATGCCCGGCTTGTACCGGACGTACATTCGGCGCAATCCCTCGAAGCTCTCTCCGGTGCGGGACTCGAGCAAGTCGCGGACCGCGTCGGCGTCGAGAAGTACGCGCAATCCGGGCAGGACCGCGTCGCGTTCGGCAAGATGCAGTTCGTGCGGAGGGAGCATCATGAACCCTCCGTTGTCGTCAGTCGCCGGTCCGCGCGGCGTCGTGTCGCGGGCTTGCCGTCGCACTCGTTCCACCACGACTGGCACTCTTCCGAGACGCGGGCAACCGGGCCGCCAGCGGCAGAGGTTGTGGTCTCGTACCCCAGCGCGTTCAACAGGTCGCCGGCAAGTGCCTGAAAGACGGAGACATCGTCGGGCGCCATCTGCTGCCGCCAGTCACGCAGACCCGAAGTCGGCGACAGCCATGCGGACTTGGCCGAGGCGTTCGAGTCCTGTCGAATCTTTCCCCTGTTATACTGCTCCATTGCACTGTCGTACTCGAGATCGAGGAATCGCGCGATGCGTCTGAGCTGAGTCTCCGGTGCGGCGACGAGATCTTCGTACAGAACCTCGTAGACGACATCCGGCCCGAGCAGCAAACGCGCCTCGAGTGCCCCTTCGATCTGCCACCGCCACCAGAGTGCGCACGTCGCCACCGGATGCGAATCCCACAGCGTCCA
Protein-coding regions in this window:
- a CDS encoding sulfotransferase; this translates as MSASLQHGQTVSDNPYVFVVGCPRSGTTLLQRMLDSHPLLAVANDTHFIPRALAGMGEANPELTPELAEKVWAYHRFNRLGLTRDDLDAAAADSHTYSTFVSRLYDTFGRKRQKPLAGEKTPDYARHIPVLHGLFPRARFVHIVRDGRDVALSALDWATPKKGPGRWTLWDSHPVATCALWWRWQIEGALEARLLLGPDVVYEVLYEDLVAAPETQLRRIARFLDLEYDSAMEQYNRGKIRQDSNASAKSAWLSPTSGLRDWRQQMAPDDVSVFQALAGDLLNALGYETTTSAAGGPVARVSEECQSWWNECDGKPATRRRADRRLTTTEGS